In Eremothecium gossypii ATCC 10895 chromosome V, complete sequence, the genomic stretch ATCCAGCAGCTAAAGGGAGAGGCCCTACGGTTAACAAATTTCAATGACAGGCTAGACGCTGGAAGTAGTTCGAAGACTGATGGGAAAAAGGTCATTATAGAATACGACGATTCTAAGATTCAATTCGTTCATGTTCCACTAGTGACACCTGCTAATCAGGTCCTTATCCCCGAACTTAACTTCGAGTTGAAGCATGGTAACCATCTATTGATTATAGGTCCTAATGGCTGCGGCAAGTCTTCTCTTTTCAGGGTCCTTGGGGGGTTGTGGCCTGTTTTGCAATCGTTTACTAACCCTAAGAAGCCTACGAAGCTAATCATGCCGCGTAGAAATGCTGAAAATGGCGAAAGTCCGATATATTATCTCCCCCAGAGGGCATATATGAGCAATTTATCGACTTTCCGGGAGCAAATCATTTATCCTGATAAGATCAATGCCTTTGAGAAGAAATATAATGGCGACTACCAGCGTGGTGACAAGGAACTTGCTGATATACTTTCTGTTCTCGAACTAGACGACCTAATCGCTGAGAATATGGCTCTCATAATGGCGAAGAGGAGCTCCACAGAAGGTTCTGGGCAGCCTACAGAGGTTTCCTTAACCGAGGCTTTTGGGATTACAAGAAATTGGTCCGAGGAGCTTTCAGTTGGCATCCAACAAAGATTGGCCATGGCCAGAATGTACTATCACAGACCTAAGTTCGCGGTGTTGGATGAATGCACATCCGCGGTGTCACCTGAAATGGAGCAAAAGATGTATACCCATGCACAGAGCCTCAACATTTCATTAATCTCCGTTTGCCACCGTACTACGCTGTGGCACTTCCACAACCTGCTACTAAAGTTCGATGGAAATGGAGGGTACACTTTTGGCCCATTTGACCCGGAGCAGCGCCTGACCGATGAACAGAGGTTGGCCGAGCTCAACAAAATTATCGAACAAGACGTTCCCATTTGGAAGAAGAAATTGGATGAATTGGTTATTGCTAAGAAGTCGAATGTCCTTCGCAAATCACAGACTAATCTAAAGTCTCTACAAGAATCGCGTCTACCCTTGATACAGGGCATGTCCCCAATGACTAGTAATACTTGACATATATAGTTATTTATGTCCAGGTATCTTTAATTATAAGCTTGGTTCAAGTGTTTAAGTATCTATTCATGTCTCTTTTATGAAGCATTTATGGTAGTATTCACGCTGCGGTGTTCAGTTATATTTTTATCAGACACACAGATCGAGTATGATAGTTACAATATCCCGGCACACAGCGTTGTAGCATGGGCAGTACCGTCAACTACTTGAGCTACTGGCAATACGCGGAAACTACTGCCTCAGGACATCCTGTTTTACGTGAGGGTGAGCGTGATATATATGTGGAACAGGACGTGGGTTTATACCATGGTAAAATAAAAATACTGAACAAGCAGAAAGGGAGGTGCTACTTGACATCACAAAGGATAATATATGTCGATGATACATTCCATGCTAAAGAATCGGTGAGCATAGAACTGGACGATGTAGAGAAAGCTCGTTACAATGCGAAGTTTTTGAAGCGTGCTACCAAAACAGTACTCTTCCTTAAACCAAACTCGAAACACTCCCTTGGGGGCAAAGCATCACGTAGTAATGTGGACCAGAAAACATTTAAGCGCATAGTGGAGAAGAGCCAGTGGACATGTGCGATCTGTATGGCACATAACGAGGTCAATATGGAAATACAGGGTTACATGCCCCCCTGTGTTAATTGCGGCATATCGGTAGATTTTGAGATGATCTCTAAATCTCTAACCATTGTCTATGCGGATGATGCAACCGACGCGGCGAAGAATAAATGTCCTGCATGTACATTTGATAACCATGTGCATATGAATAACTGCGAAATGTGCGGAACACGATTGCCGAACATGTGCCCAACTGCATTGACTAGAAATCAACAACTAGGTGGAGACCCGCGAGTACATATCGAGCTGGAAGGTAATCCTGGCTTTACCAGCCGTGATATACCATTTGTGCAGCTAAGCTTTCGAAGGTCGGATGGCTCTTTATTCTTTGAAGCCTTGTGCAAGCAATTAGAAGATTGGGAAAGCGATCAGAAGAAACATATGTTTAACCAAGATCTCACCAAAGTGAACGGTGTCGGGCTGGAAACACCCATATTTGAGCAAGATACTAGGTTTAGTACACTTGGCATTGCTAGCTTGGAGAAAAGCAGGGAAGAACAACTATTGAAAAACGATATACTTCTAAACAAGGCGCTCACGGATTTGGGTAATCTTGCAGCCCTAGCTAGCGATATTGAGAAACTTTACCATGATGGAGAAAGCGCACCTAGCAATACAAATCCTACGCTGGTCATTGACCGAGATAAATTCCTCAGCAAATCTGCATTCATCGATGAAATTGCCAGAGAAATATACCAATTGACAGTTTCGGAATTCAAAGACCAGAGAGAGAAACACGGAACCATATTGGTACCTCTAGTTGATCTTTATGCTTTATATAACAAATCCATGCGCATAGGAACTGGATACGTTTCTCCAGAAGAGATGAGAGAAGCCTGTGAACGATTTGGAAAACTGGGTTTAACCGATTTAAGTTTAAGCAGAATTAATGGCAGAGTGCTTTGTATTGCGTCTGCAAATTCTTTTGAAGCTGTCAAGCGCAAAATAATGTCGACCATTGAACATTCGCCCGGGGCAGACCTCCTGCAGATCACAAAACAGCTAAATCGTGAGAATGACAATGCCTGGGCCATTGGAATTATCATGGAGGTGCTCCAAAATTGCGTTAAGGAAGGCAACCTTTTAATAGATGAGCAAATTAGCGGGATACATTATTACATAAATGTATGTTGGAGGATATAGGATGATAAATGCATAAGAAGATTCAGGAGCGCAAAACAAATATTTTAGAAGCGGTTATTAATACTACATCAATCATCATGGGCTATTCCGTAGAGTAATCGCCTTAGCCGGACTAAGCAACGAGGTTTTTCTGCGGAGAGGACCCTAAGTTATTTTCAGTATTTGAGCTCATAAGCCGTGGAAGGCCTTCAATCTGAGCAACAACGAACTCCTTTTCATCCAACAATGTAGTGTCTTTGGTATCTACGCCAAAGTTCTCAAAAAATTTCAATAATTTATCTCTGTTTTTGATTAAAATGTCCAGCACTGGTTTCGATTTTCTAGGATTAGCCACGACGACTTTAAAGACGTTGAAGGACTCTAGCTGTAAATTTTTGGAACGGTCGCTTAGCAATATCATATTTAGCTTCAAATTTTCAGGCGAGTTAATATAGCTATTCATTAATTGACCGTAAGCCCGATTAAGAATCATCGTCCTCAATAGTTTCACGCTCTGCCGTTTGGTAACGTAGTTCCCATGCGCCATTAGCATATTGATCCTGTCAATGAACTTCTTGATGTTGGCATCTTGGTTGAAGAACTCGGTAGCCACAAGCTTCGTATGAGTGGTGAATAGCTCCGTTAAGATTTGCAAGCTCTCCGTGCTTACCTCAAACGAACTCAGACGGGCAAAGTCGAAAAAAGTCCAAATTTGAGGGTTCTTTAGAAGCAACCTACATAGTTGCTCGTACTTAATCGACTCGAGAATCATACCGCCCGTCGTGAGGAATACCTCGGTACCATTGGGTTTGTTCAGCGCCATTTCCGCAATACGTAACATGTATGCGAGGATTTTTGGCTTCGTCACCAAGTAGTCCACTGTGGTGAACTTGTTGTCCTTCGATCGCCTCAAGCACGTCGCGTATATCAACGCCACGTCCTTGCGAGACTCAAAGTCAAGCTCATGAAAATGCACTAGTAGGTCGTACAACAAATCTGCATCGTAAATCGCGAAGTAGAGCTCGTCGATGGCCTCACCGCTCGGTGCTGGATCTGTCTCGCCAAGGATGAAATCCTTGGTACCCGTGATATACTTTGTACACTCATCTTGGATCTTTTTACGATTGTCCGATACCGCTAGTTCAAACCTCGCCAATTGCTCCGTTAGGTGTTTCACATAATCCCCAGGAGTCTTAGGGCTTTTCTTCCACCAGAACGTCATTCGTAATAGATAATGGCCGAAATATTAAAATAACGAGTCAGTTACCGCCTTATAGTAGCTTTGGCGTGAGATACAAACAggctgttgctgctggcTTTATGTTTTGCAAGGTAATTTTGAGAGTTGTCACAAAACGCTATGTCGTTCGTTGCCTCTACCCTACTATTATGTCGCCGGGACAATTCACTAGACGAAAATCGATTGCCTTTctggtcacgtgatgaaGTTTCAATAATCCGCAGAACTAGCTTAAACAGACAGGCAGATAAACCGAAGATATTAAGCGGTGTCTATAGTCATCATTAAAGTCAATGTCCTTTCAGAGGTGCTATCGTGTTgaatcacgtgatcagAGCGAGGAACCACGGGATGGTAGGGCTATTGTATCGGAGCCAAAATCATATGACTCGACTGCACATTAGTAATTATAGGCCCTGAAAACAGGTGAGTGATGGATCGGGCGTTTGAATAACCAGCTTAAATCCTGCTCAAAATATGGTATAAAGCGAGCTGCTCGTGTAAAATCGGTGCGCTCTCCTGGACGTCCGCGGCTCTTCTGCTAAGACACATGCATAGCTGCCTGCATATGTACTATCCTATGCTGAAGGGTAGGACAAAATTACAGCACGCGAATGCACCATTTTCGTTGAGTGGGGCTTCCCCGCCAGAGAGGGGCATCCTTAAAAAGCCTCGGTTACTGGGGGTTTGTAGATAATGCATCTCATTTAGGAAAATAGAGCATGAGCCCCCCCATGTGTAGCCTGCTACACTCGCACAGGTATTGTCCATGCAGTACCTGTGCCCTATGTGCTCATGGACGCACACCCACTGTTGAGTACGCGCACAAGTGTGGGTGTGGGCTGGTGAGGACTACCGGCAATGGTTGTGCAATTTTTTAAAAGAGTATTGCAGCTACGGAGCTCCTCCTTTATGTGTGACGGATGAAGCTGTGCTTAGACAGGGGTCCCTGTAATTTGCCAGCATCTCCCGTGATCTGCCAGAGTCCTGATAAAGATGCAGCGGCTTTTACTTGCCATGCATAGACTGTTTCGAGTATCTATTTTGGGTTGATTTGGCTTTATTACAGCTCTGATTCGGCTCTAGTAACACTATATCTCTCTGTAGCCGTCTTCTACCGGTCCCCGATGCGGTGTCATCCAGCGCGACACTGTCGTTTAACTATCACGGAAGACGGCAGGTACGTATTTGGGCTTAATATTACTGAACGGTTTCAGTTTAACTTCGTGGAGGGTTGGCCGAGTGGTCTAAGGCGGCAGACTTAAGATCTGTTGGACGATTGTCCGCGCGGGTTCGAAACCCGCACCCTTCAGTACTTTTTTTTCTAGATTAGAATGCTATTTACAAGTTATTCCAACTGAACGATTTGCAAGACAAGTCGTATGAACTCCTCCTCCGGGTTGTCTGTGTTTAGTATCGGTGAGCGCTCAAGGCGCTGTTTTATAGCCTGATCTAACAGTAGACGTAGTTCCTTGATCAGTACACCGTTTTTGCACCATGTGCGGATGGGGAGCCAATTGTCAACTACCATACCGGGGGAGTGCGTGGTTCCATTAATATCGTACCTGAGCGGACCACCAAAGAGAAGTACTGCCAGTACAGAAGTCAGGGTGAGGTCGCGGAGAAATAATTTGGAGGTGGCATTGGCAGTGCCGTATATGGCGAAAGGCGCATTTAGAGCAGGCATTTTGGTAGCGACCATGAGGTTGGCCGTGGACTCGTCCAGCGTCACAAGGTCTTGCTCACGGGGCACCGAGCCGGCAAAGAACACTGACGACGGATGAAGAAACGCTCTTGTGGCCGGCAGCTTATTTGCATCAATTGAGGTGGCTGGATCAGCTGTGGATATCAAATCAATATATTCCTCGTTTCTGATCCACAACTTAGTTGCTTTCGCATCTGCATCCATTTCCATAGACCCTGAGCTTGTTGCCATGTAACGTGGATCTGGCAGTTGCACTCTTGCGACTTGGGGATAAAAGGCCCCTGTCAATATGCACTTTATAACGTTGAGATTGTCACAGTTTTTATTCAGCGCTGGGATATCGCCAGGCTTATAACCTAGCGGTAAAAATCCGACATCCTCAAGATTCGAGTAGAATTGGCTTCTTGCAGACATTATCTCATTTAATTTGGCATAAGATAGTAGGTTTTCATCCATATATCTTCTCCTGGCGGACTTTTCTCTTTGAGCAAGATATTGGCGGACTACCTCAACTGTCGCCAGAATATCTCCTTTGTGTTTATAGCGCGAGAGAATTGATTTGATCTTATCACGGTTTTCAAACGGTGCAATGAATGGCGTCATTCCTATACTCAGTACTGAGGCGATTAACACTCCAAGATCGGTACAGCCAAATATAATAGAATAGATTAACAGTTTACCATGCTTGCTATCCATTACGGGCATTAGACTGATGTATCGTCCGAGTTCAGTAAGCGACTTCCCCGACTCGTCAAGTAAACCAGTGGTTGTGAGCATTTGTTCAGCCTTGAGTATAGAGTTCATTGGAGGTGGATCGATCCCGGTGCCAAGGAATTTGATCACATCATTAATACCCATAGCCTTCACGGACAAATAGAGATTCTCCAAGGGTATACGTTTAATCTCAGGCAGTGGTGAATTAGCCATGTTAGTATATGTGTCCTTGGAGTAAAGTTTGTAAGAGTAACCATTCCTAACTCTACCAGCACGACCTCTACGCTGGTTAGCCTCCGCTTTCGAAATAAATGCTTCAATCAATGCTGTACTGTGATTTTTTGGATCGTAATGCATCACTTTGGCACGCCCTGTGTCGACTGTCGCGACACAGTCATCGATAGTAATGGAAGTTTCTGCAATATTTGTCGATACTATAATTTTGCGCTTTCCGGGGAATCTTTTGAACACTCGCTTCTGAGAGTCTGGTGGGAGAGCTGAGTGTAGTGGTAGAACCATGAATTCTTTCGAAAACTTGCATTGCTCAAGCTTATCACAACATCTGTTAATTTCAGCAACACCTGGCATGAATATGATGATGGACCCATCATTTTCCTCATCCAGTAACCGCTGATGTATGTGTAGCGCTGTCTCAACAACCAGTTCATAATTTATCTGTCCACTTTTGAAAATCTTTGAATCCACGTTTGGCCGGATGAAGGCAGAATCATGATCGCCCCTCATATCGTCCTGGTGGAAGCGATCCCTTTTGACTTTAAAGTCTAGCGCCTCCAAAACATCCTCAAGATAGTAATCCTCCACGGGAAATGTGCGACCTTCGATGTGACATGTCTGTAAATCCTTGAAGTACGCTTTGAATACATCCACATTAACGGTAGCACTCATTAAAATAATTTTGAGACCTTGAATCTTCCCAAGCAAGTTTTTCAACATGATAACAATCAAATCAGTATCAACGCTCCGTTCATGAACTTcatcaacaacaacaaTGGCGTT encodes the following:
- the VPS36 gene encoding ESCRT-II subunit protein VPS36 (Syntenic homolog of Saccharomyces cerevisiae YLR417W (VPS36)), which produces MGSTVNYLSYWQYAETTASGHPVLREGERDIYVEQDVGLYHGKIKILNKQKGRCYLTSQRIIYVDDTFHAKESVSIELDDVEKARYNAKFLKRATKTVLFLKPNSKHSLGGKASRSNVDQKTFKRIVEKSQWTCAICMAHNEVNMEIQGYMPPCVNCGISVDFEMISKSLTIVYADDATDAAKNKCPACTFDNHVHMNNCEMCGTRLPNMCPTALTRNQQLGGDPRVHIELEGNPGFTSRDIPFVQLSFRRSDGSLFFEALCKQLEDWESDQKKHMFNQDLTKVNGVGLETPIFEQDTRFSTLGIASLEKSREEQLLKNDILLNKALTDLGNLAALASDIEKLYHDGESAPSNTNPTLVIDRDKFLSKSAFIDEIAREIYQLTVSEFKDQREKHGTILVPLVDLYALYNKSMRIGTGYVSPEEMREACERFGKLGLTDLSLSRINGRVLCIASANSFEAVKRKIMSTIEHSPGADLLQITKQLNRENDNAWAIGIIMEVLQNCVKEGNLLIDEQISGIHYYINVCWRI
- the HYM1 gene encoding Hym1p (Syntenic homolog of Saccharomyces cerevisiae YKL189W (HYM1)), producing MTFWWKKSPKTPGDYVKHLTEQLARFELAVSDNRKKIQDECTKYITGTKDFILGETDPAPSGEAIDELYFAIYDADLLYDLLVHFHELDFESRKDVALIYATCLRRSKDNKFTTVDYLVTKPKILAYMLRIAEMALNKPNGTEVFLTTGGMILESIKYEQLCRLLLKNPQIWTFFDFARLSSFEVSTESLQILTELFTTHTKLVATEFFNQDANIKKFIDRINMLMAHGNYVTKRQSVKLLRTMILNRAYGQLMNSYINSPENLKLNMILLSDRSKNLQLESFNVFKVVVANPRKSKPVLDILIKNRDKLLKFFENFGVDTKDTTLLDEKEFVVAQIEGLPRLMSSNTENNLGSSPQKNLVA